AGCCGGGCAATCCCCGCGGCCATGTCGCAGTAGCCGGAGAAGTCAAAATACAGCTGAAGGCTGTAGCCTACTACCACCAAAGCCGCCGAGGGGGTGGCCAGCTCCCCGAGATGGGCGTAGCCGTTGTTGACAATGACGCCGAAGGAGTCCGCCAACAGCACCTTCTTGCCGCATCCTATAGCGATGGCATAGAGTCCAGCCTGGGCGTCCTCCCAGCCGGGGTGGAGAAACTTCTCCCCCTTCAGCTGGGGAAAGAAGGCGCCTGGCCGCAAAATGGGGCCGGAGGTCACCGTGGGGAAGAAAAAGCTGTAGAGGATGAAGGAATCGCCTCTGAGGCGCTCCGCCTCCGCCGCCGGGAACTCCCCCGTGTACACCTCTTTCAAAAACCAGAGCTGCTGGAAGGTGAAAAAGCTCAGCCCCAGCGGCGCCCAGCCCACCGCCACAGCGCCGCCGGTGAAAAAGCCCATGTACTTGAAAAGAAGCAGCACGGCCACGTGATAACCCAGCGCCAAAAAGAACCATCTACTGCGGCCCTCAGCGCTCAGCCGCCCGGAGATAAGGCGCCGGCAGACCCCATAGGTCACGCAGCTCCCCACCAGCAGCACGCCCCACCCCCACCGGGCGGCGGAGGTGAAGCTCCAGAGGTAGAAGACCATGGAGGCGGCTGTCAGCGCCGCCTGACCCACCGGGCGGTTCCTGCGCCCCGCTCCAAGGCAAAGCGCCAGCGTCATGCTGAAAAAACCGACGAATCCGAAGGATTGAAAGTTCATCTCACTTCTCCGTCAGCGCGCTCAGGCGCGCGTCCGTGTTGTGCAGCACCTGGGCCACGCTCTGGCTGCGGCCGGGATAGGCCTCCTTCAGGCTCTCGTCGGACACGGAGGGGAATTCCTCCTTCCTCTCCGCCGCTTCGTCCAAAGCCAGGGCA
This window of the Dysosmobacter acutus genome carries:
- a CDS encoding MBOAT family O-acyltransferase, with product MNFQSFGFVGFFSMTLALCLGAGRRNRPVGQAALTAASMVFYLWSFTSAARWGWGVLLVGSCVTYGVCRRLISGRLSAEGRSRWFFLALGYHVAVLLLFKYMGFFTGGAVAVGWAPLGLSFFTFQQLWFLKEVYTGEFPAAEAERLRGDSFILYSFFFPTVTSGPILRPGAFFPQLKGEKFLHPGWEDAQAGLYAIAIGCGKKVLLADSFGVIVNNGYAHLGELATPSAALVVVGYSLQLYFDFSGYCDMAAGIARLLGVRLPLNFDSPYRSLSVTEFWKRWHITLTTFLRECLYFPLGGSRRGAVRTYLNIMIVFLVSGFWHGAGWTFLLWGAIHGACQVAERLWGSRRDRLPGAVRWALTFAVVNIAWVYFRAPTVAAGSSVLRALFSLRMERPDKWLVSGLFSSEMDAVRILLPSLTPWLNTILILGLYGVGLAVIAMPRSAVRRMDEFRPTWWRAAGLAVVLVWSVLSFSGITTFIYSNF